Proteins from a genomic interval of Rhodococcoides fascians A25f:
- a CDS encoding GMC family oxidoreductase has translation MTDTQFDYVVAGGGTAGCVLAARLSEDPSVSVCLVEAGPTDVGDKAILELAEWMHLLDSGYDWDYPVEPQERGNSFMRHARAKVLGGCSSHNSCIAFHPPAETLDDWAAAGATGWGASDILPFVARVENNDTGRGHDGPVRIRDVPPNDPCGAAVLESAAGIGLPTVAFNRGTPVLNGAGWFQINAGEDGSRMSTSHAYLHPIIGSRPNLEVRTDCWISEILIDESLTATGVRYQRPDLTGYDTVSARREVIVTAGAIDTPKLLMLSGIGPAAQLQEMGITVRVDSPGVGENLDDHVEGLVFWEASKPMVTTSSQWWEIGVFAQTDSSLNYPDVMMHYGSVPFDMNTLRWGYPTTDNGFCLTPNVTQGRSRGTVRLRSRDFRDRAKVDPRYFTDPDGHDDAVMLAGLKLARSIAADGPLSEWIERELAPGPEAVTDEDLLDYVHKTHNTVYHPAGTARMGSVDDAMAVLDPELRVKGISRLRVVDASAMPKLPYVNPNITVMTMAEKCADLIRGG, from the coding sequence GTGACAGACACCCAGTTCGATTACGTCGTCGCAGGTGGCGGGACGGCGGGGTGTGTCCTCGCTGCGCGGCTGAGCGAGGACCCCTCCGTCAGTGTCTGCCTCGTCGAAGCAGGTCCGACCGACGTCGGCGACAAGGCAATTCTCGAACTGGCGGAGTGGATGCATCTGCTCGACTCCGGCTACGACTGGGACTATCCCGTCGAACCGCAGGAGCGCGGCAACAGCTTCATGCGGCATGCGCGAGCAAAAGTGCTCGGTGGCTGCTCCTCGCACAACTCCTGCATCGCCTTTCACCCGCCTGCGGAGACCCTCGACGATTGGGCTGCGGCCGGCGCGACGGGCTGGGGCGCGTCGGACATCCTTCCTTTTGTTGCGCGCGTGGAGAACAACGACACCGGCCGCGGCCACGACGGGCCCGTGCGGATACGCGACGTGCCACCGAACGATCCGTGTGGTGCAGCGGTGCTCGAGTCGGCCGCCGGAATAGGCCTTCCCACAGTCGCATTCAACCGCGGTACGCCCGTACTCAACGGTGCGGGTTGGTTTCAGATCAATGCGGGTGAGGACGGCTCGCGGATGTCGACCTCGCATGCGTACCTGCACCCGATCATCGGATCGCGGCCCAACCTCGAGGTGCGCACCGACTGCTGGATCAGCGAGATTCTGATCGACGAGTCTCTGACCGCGACGGGTGTGCGGTACCAACGCCCCGATCTGACCGGTTACGACACCGTCTCGGCACGTCGCGAGGTGATCGTCACCGCCGGGGCCATCGACACTCCGAAGTTGTTGATGCTCTCCGGAATCGGACCGGCGGCACAGCTGCAGGAGATGGGAATCACCGTTCGGGTCGATTCACCCGGAGTGGGCGAGAACCTCGACGACCACGTCGAAGGACTGGTGTTCTGGGAGGCGAGCAAGCCGATGGTCACCACCTCCTCGCAGTGGTGGGAAATCGGGGTGTTCGCGCAGACCGACTCGTCGCTGAACTATCCCGACGTCATGATGCATTACGGCAGTGTTCCGTTCGACATGAACACCCTTCGCTGGGGCTATCCGACCACCGACAACGGCTTCTGTCTGACGCCCAACGTGACCCAGGGGCGCTCGCGTGGCACTGTTCGATTGCGCAGCAGAGACTTTCGTGATCGGGCCAAGGTGGATCCGCGCTACTTCACCGACCCGGACGGCCACGACGACGCGGTGATGCTTGCCGGTCTGAAGCTGGCCCGTTCTATTGCCGCAGACGGTCCACTGTCGGAATGGATCGAACGTGAACTCGCCCCCGGGCCCGAGGCCGTGACCGACGAGGACCTGCTCGACTACGTGCACAAGACGCACAACACGGTCTATCACCCGGCCGGAACTGCTCGGATGGGATCGGTGGACGACGCCATGGCCGTTCTCGATCCGGAGCTTCGCGTCAAGGGAATTTCGCGTCTTCGCGTCGTCGACGCGTCGGCGATGCCGAAGCTGCCCTACGTCAATCCCAACATCACGGTGATGACGATGGCGGAGAAGTGCGCCGACCTGATCCGTGGAGGATAG
- a CDS encoding putative nucleotidyltransferase substrate binding domain-containing protein has translation MAAAAVEREYGSGAWVVDRSPMDASADADTVWVVRTGRVVITHPDDTSRTDVPIDTVGPGGVFGFSALLSGGTVEFCARATEPSVVLQLPGALVRPLFATPTGLAFLADAVNSSSAYRGGPVEGSANRTVGELVSAPAVFTSAGTTVRDAVRHMTEQGSSYVLIPLRGSRHGIFTDRDLRVRVVAAGIGVDTPIEKVMTSPAETVTADRLAGTVLMDMLELGLRHMPVLSDRGEVLGVVEDSDLHAASTRRSFVVRRAVTSAATTAELADAGKLVPRLVVDLFRGGTDAMAVSAILSVVVDSLVRRAVEIEWSARPEVPRDRFAWITLGSVARREAMPSSDVDSALTWSDTTADPGTRGTSNAVPRTRDEALMDLAARVHVSLDGAGLPSDTNGAVASSPRFARSAGQWERAAAHWLSNPFGDRGNPAEDSGLIMSSLMIDGRVVWGPRTLHTVPEAYRRLLVDHPDALRLQLRDALAGRARLRSLRDVLARRGGTFDLKAHALTPIVNLARWGGLSVGMASASTPARLAAASGNGMLSDDDVSVLTEVFALLQRLRLAHQIDQITAGHRPGDVLVMADLSPLERSLLTDGVREIAAVQRRVGYLAANVGVHR, from the coding sequence ATGGCCGCAGCAGCCGTCGAACGCGAGTACGGCAGTGGTGCATGGGTTGTGGACCGCTCACCGATGGATGCCTCGGCCGATGCCGACACCGTGTGGGTGGTGCGTACCGGGCGTGTGGTGATCACGCACCCGGACGACACCTCGCGCACCGACGTTCCCATCGACACGGTAGGTCCCGGCGGGGTATTCGGATTCTCGGCGCTGCTCTCGGGTGGCACCGTCGAATTCTGTGCGCGCGCTACCGAACCGAGTGTCGTTCTGCAGTTGCCCGGTGCGCTGGTTCGGCCGTTGTTCGCAACGCCCACCGGTCTGGCGTTCCTGGCCGATGCCGTCAACTCCTCTTCTGCATACCGTGGGGGACCGGTGGAGGGCAGCGCCAACCGGACCGTCGGTGAATTGGTCTCTGCGCCTGCGGTGTTCACCTCCGCCGGTACCACTGTTCGAGATGCCGTCCGGCACATGACCGAGCAGGGCAGCTCGTATGTCCTTATTCCGCTGCGAGGGTCGCGCCACGGCATCTTCACCGACCGAGACCTCCGAGTTCGCGTGGTGGCCGCCGGGATCGGCGTCGATACTCCCATCGAGAAGGTGATGACGTCGCCCGCCGAGACCGTCACGGCGGACCGACTTGCCGGCACCGTCCTGATGGACATGCTCGAGCTGGGGCTGCGGCACATGCCCGTGCTGTCCGATCGGGGCGAGGTTCTCGGTGTCGTCGAGGATTCCGATCTGCATGCTGCGTCCACCCGGCGTAGCTTCGTGGTCCGCCGGGCAGTGACGTCCGCAGCGACCACCGCCGAACTCGCCGACGCAGGAAAGCTCGTCCCGCGCTTGGTGGTGGATCTGTTCCGAGGCGGCACCGACGCCATGGCGGTCAGCGCGATCCTGTCCGTCGTGGTCGACAGCCTCGTCCGCCGTGCCGTCGAGATCGAATGGTCGGCGCGGCCGGAAGTGCCGCGCGACCGGTTCGCCTGGATCACCCTCGGCAGTGTGGCGCGTCGGGAAGCCATGCCGTCCTCGGACGTCGACAGTGCATTGACCTGGTCCGACACCACCGCGGACCCCGGCACGCGGGGGACATCGAACGCGGTGCCGCGAACCCGCGACGAGGCGCTGATGGACTTGGCCGCCCGCGTGCACGTGAGCCTGGACGGTGCCGGACTGCCGTCGGACACCAACGGCGCGGTCGCGAGTTCGCCCCGATTCGCACGCTCGGCCGGGCAGTGGGAAAGGGCCGCAGCTCACTGGCTCAGCAACCCCTTCGGTGACCGTGGCAATCCGGCAGAAGACTCCGGCCTGATCATGTCCTCACTGATGATCGACGGAAGAGTGGTGTGGGGCCCGAGGACACTGCACACCGTGCCCGAGGCCTACCGCCGACTTCTGGTCGATCACCCCGATGCTCTGCGGTTGCAACTGCGCGATGCGCTCGCCGGTCGCGCGCGGCTGCGATCGCTCCGCGACGTGCTGGCTCGGCGCGGCGGCACGTTCGACCTCAAGGCTCACGCTCTGACACCCATCGTCAACCTCGCTCGCTGGGGCGGGCTCTCGGTCGGCATGGCCTCCGCCTCGACCCCGGCACGACTCGCGGCAGCGTCGGGCAACGGAATGCTCTCCGACGACGATGTATCGGTGCTCACCGAAGTGTTCGCCCTGCTTCAACGCTTACGGCTGGCGCATCAGATCGACCAGATCACCGCCGGCCACCGGCCTGGTGACGTGCTGGTCATGGCCGACCTGTCGCCCCTGGAGCGCAGTCTGCTCACCGACGGAGTCCGAGAGATCGCCGCGGTGCAACGCCGAGTCGGTTACCTGGCTGCCAATGTCGGCGTGCATCGCTGA